GATGGAGCGATGAAGCGTAAAGGCACGGGCCCCGACGGGCTGGTGATCGTCGACAAGCCGGAGGGCATCACCTCGCACGGCGTGGTCGCCAAGCTGCGGTGGCTGGCCGGGACCCGCAAGGTCGGGCACGCGGGCACCCTCGACCCGATGGCCACCGGCGTGCTGGTGATCGGCGTGGAGCGGGCCACCCGGCTGCTCGGGCACCTGATGCTCACCGCCAAGACCTACGAGGCGACGGTCCGGCTCGGGCAGACCACGATCACCGACGACCGGGAGGGCGAGGTCACCGCGTCCGTCGCGGCGGACGGCGTCACCCGCGCGGCGGTCGACGCCGAGGTCGCGAAGCTCACCGGCGAGATCATGCAGGTGCCGTCCAAGGTCAGCGCGATCAAGATCGACGGGAAGCGCTCGTACGCCCGGGTCCGCGAGGGCGAGGACTTCGAGCTCGCCGCCCGCCCCACCACGGTGCACGCCTTCACGGTGCACGAGGCGCGCACCGCCGTCGCCGAGGACGGCACGCCGGTGCTCGACCTCGACGTCACGGTCGAGTGCTCCTCCGGGACGTACATCCGGGCGCTGGCCCGGGACCTGGGCGCGGCGCTCGGCGTCGGCGGGCACCTGACCGCGCTGCGGCGCACCAGGGTCGGGCCGTACGCGGTCGAGTCGGCGCGCACCCTGGAGCAGCTGGAGGAGAAGCTGGAGGTGCTGCCGATCGCCGAGGCCGCGGCCGCCGCCTTCCCGCGCTGGGACGTGGACGCCGAGCAGGCCCGGCTGCTCTCCAACGGCGTGCGGCTGGACGCCCCCGGGCTGGGCACGGCCGGGCCGGTCGCGGTCTTCGACCCGGACGGGCGGTTCCTGGCGCTGATCGAGGAGAGCGGC
This is a stretch of genomic DNA from Kitasatospora fiedleri. It encodes these proteins:
- the truB gene encoding tRNA pseudouridine(55) synthase TruB, whose translation is MKRKGTGPDGLVIVDKPEGITSHGVVAKLRWLAGTRKVGHAGTLDPMATGVLVIGVERATRLLGHLMLTAKTYEATVRLGQTTITDDREGEVTASVAADGVTRAAVDAEVAKLTGEIMQVPSKVSAIKIDGKRSYARVREGEDFELAARPTTVHAFTVHEARTAVAEDGTPVLDLDVTVECSSGTYIRALARDLGAALGVGGHLTALRRTRVGPYAVESARTLEQLEEKLEVLPIAEAAAAAFPRWDVDAEQARLLSNGVRLDAPGLGTAGPVAVFDPDGRFLALIEESGGKAKPVAVFVG